In Megalobrama amblycephala isolate DHTTF-2021 linkage group LG9, ASM1881202v1, whole genome shotgun sequence, the sequence ttaaatatgttcatcAGATAACGCGATCAAGTCTCAATTCATacgattagttttatgatctctttatgaactttttgaaaaatcaaagtgttagttgcgtagctgtccatggaaggacagaaagctctcagatttcatcaaaaatatcttcatttgtgttccgaagatgaacgaaagtctcgaaacaacatgagggtgagaaattaatgacagaattttcatttttgggtgaactatccctttaaagtattATGTATCGTGTAAAATGTTCCCATAATTCCTTATCCATCCACTGATTTTTTAAAGCATGAAATGTCCTTTGCAGAACAGCACCAGGTCGGTTGCAGGGAGCTGAGGTCCACTAAATACATATCCGATGGCCAGTGCACAAGCCTGAATCCCGTAAAGGAGTTAGTGTGTGCCGGAGAATGCCTACCCACCCACTTGCTGCCCAATTGGATCGGTGGAGGTCACTACTGGAGCAGACGGGATGCCCAGGAGTGGCGCTGCGTCACTGACCGCACACGCACCCAGCGCATTAAACTCCAGTGCCAGGACGGCAGCACGCGCACCTACAAGATCACCGCTGTCACATCCTGCACGTGCAAAAAATACACGCGCCAACACAACGAGTCCTCTCATGCACCTCAGAGTCCCTCAAAGGATCATCCACTGCAGAACcccaagaagaaaaaaagcaaaaataaaaatttaaggGTTAATTCTAAAAATGAATAGAGCTTCTAATTGATTGAGAATGAGCCATACTGATGCAGATTTGACCAACACAACCCTGCTCATGGAAGGAATGGGACTATAGTATGAACTACTATGACACTGACTTGGACTGCAATGATGTACAGCTGTTTTTCTTGCTATTTTCAGATTCTTTGATGACCATGCATAAATgtatgcatatgtgtgtgtatatgcacTTTTTGAGTGTAATATGGTTAATGTTTTGTACAAATAACCTGATTACATGAAGCAATTATGTACAAGACTACATTTGACAGACAAAAgttgaggggaaaaaatgatAACTATAGCTATGTAAATATTTGCATTTCATGTATGTAGTAGTTTTTGaatctatttttatataatagttGTTTTATGAATATTTCAAGTTGACATTTACACAGTTAAATTCACATTAATACAATAAATTAAGTAGCTTACATATGCTGGTTTGTATCATTTTGAAGCGGAGACCACTGATTGTAGCTCAAGGCAAGGTTGTAGAATTACACGGACAGTCAGAAACTCTAACAAATGAGGAATTAGTTCAAGAAGCGAGTTCTTTCTCACTGTGTTCGTAACTCTACGCTGCATTGTTGTGAAGGGCTGCCCTCACCTGCAGGCACATCAGCTACTTTTTGGCGGCAACATGTTAAAGCTGCTTCATTGTATTCCGTATCCTTTCACTCTGCCATTCTGAAAGTCATGTTGCCGTGCCTGAGGTTATATTCCCAAGTTATGAATCAGATTCCTTGTGTTGTGAATCCAGGAATCCAGAGGAAGGTGACACTGCACAGGTAACATTGCAAGTCACTGGAGGATGAGAAACTTTGTGGGTCCTGTGAAAACAATAATAAAGAAGCATACAAACTTTATGTAATGTCAGCTTTCCAAATCAAGATAATGCTTTCCAGTTTTGGATGTAAGATGCATCAGAATGTCAGCGAACAGACTGTGCGGTCCGTGGGTGTGCCGAGACTAAAGGCAGGTAATATCATGAGTCTAACGGAAGACGTCTTTAAAGGATGTCTGGTGTCTCTAGTGTGTTGACAGGTGCAGTCAGAAACGGGTGCTTTTGTCACAGCAAGTACTGATTCTCCATCTCTATAATTATCCCTGACAACAGATTTGCCTCTAGAGAGTTTGAGATGCAAGGACCACCTGCTGTTATTTATAAGCTCAATTACCAAATACATTCCCTAAAGAACGGGTTGCTCTGATCTACAAAACTCGGCATACTCCCACTTATGGCATTCAAACACAGGCTTTTCCTTggtaatgttttatttgtttactcAAGATTCTGAACTGAGAAAACGTCATTGGATTTCCCAAAGTTTATAAGGTTAGTGGCATCAAATTGCGTTGAAACTGAAGTAGATCTTTCTGTATTGTGatgtaagaaaaaaatagtGTTGGGGATTCGGttcaacacaaataaaagttcCAAAAGGGAGTTTgtgcagtgatgccatagaaccATTTTCGGTTCCACAAATAACCATTctgtgaacagttcttaaaataatttttttctttgtgtgaagaacattttaataatctaaagcaGGGTCTAGGGGGCCGCAAGGGAGTGCTAGGAGGTTTGTGGAAAAGTCTAAAGAAAagcagtgtaaaaaaaaataaaaatagatagTCAAACCCTACTGACCTTCAATATTTACTTTGAAGTACCCTGTGaggtttaatttaatatttcaataatttaaaggcacaatatgtaatatttttggattaaaatatccaaaaccactagaacagtgttatatctTTTGTttacttgtgtacttacattatcccagatgtttccatgaatgtttaaagggttagttcacccaaaaatgaaaattctgtcatttattactcaccctcgtgccgtTTTATACCTGTAAGGccttcgttgatcttcggaacacaaattaagatatttttgttgaaatccagtgactcagtgaggcctccatagccagcaatgacatttcctctatcaagatccataaaggtatacctaaaaacatatttaaatcagttcatgtgagtacagtggttca encodes:
- the sostdc1b gene encoding sclerostin domain-containing protein 1b; protein product: MPLNTCEYQLLFLLCFLMKSCHAFKNDATEEFYGHTVASSHETPNNASLNRARNGGRRTESRDQNEQHQVGCRELRSTKYISDGQCTSLNPVKELVCAGECLPTHLLPNWIGGGHYWSRRDAQEWRCVTDRTRTQRIKLQCQDGSTRTYKITAVTSCTCKKYTRQHNESSHAPQSPSKDHPLQNPKKKKSKNKNLRVNSKNE